In Armatimonadota bacterium, a single genomic region encodes these proteins:
- a CDS encoding bifunctional phosphoglucose/phosphomannose isomerase: protein MSIDLNSRDAVTALDPKGMWHFTEEYPNQCRTALGLVDGVDFPTGEFNLAMLTGLGGSAVGGDYVRAMFEAFGSIPFIVNRDYHLPSYVGSKTLVFATSYSGNTEETLSAYAEAKAAGATIVCVTSGGKLAEMAKADGFTVVTVPGGQPPRTALGFMLIPVLAAAIKMGLLPEQDFANAFDLLEKLCAEWTIEGANPIAKDMAKDLHGNLGIIYGLGPWQAITANRWKGQINENSKNHIFVNQFPELNHNEILAWVKAGEQGVGKYVGIILEDGNESAKMKKRAEVTEGLVKDLCSFQHVAAIGDNLLEKLLTLTYLGDFVSLYLAALNQVDPENIDSINVLKTELGKVN from the coding sequence ATGTCCATCGATCTGAACTCCCGCGACGCCGTCACTGCGCTTGATCCCAAAGGAATGTGGCACTTCACCGAGGAATATCCAAATCAGTGCCGTACCGCCCTTGGCCTGGTGGATGGTGTTGATTTCCCGACTGGCGAGTTCAATTTGGCGATGCTGACCGGCTTGGGTGGGTCGGCGGTTGGTGGCGACTACGTGCGAGCAATGTTTGAGGCGTTCGGTTCGATTCCGTTCATCGTCAACCGCGACTATCATTTGCCTTCTTATGTCGGATCCAAAACACTGGTTTTTGCAACAAGCTACAGCGGCAACACCGAAGAAACACTGTCGGCGTATGCGGAAGCAAAAGCCGCCGGAGCGACGATCGTTTGCGTGACGAGCGGAGGAAAACTCGCCGAGATGGCTAAGGCTGACGGCTTCACCGTCGTTACCGTTCCCGGCGGCCAACCACCCCGAACCGCCCTCGGTTTCATGCTGATCCCCGTCCTCGCCGCTGCCATCAAAATGGGTCTTCTCCCCGAGCAAGACTTTGCCAACGCCTTTGACCTCCTCGAAAAGCTCTGCGCTGAGTGGACTATCGAAGGCGCAAACCCCATTGCCAAAGACATGGCAAAGGACCTCCACGGAAATCTGGGGATTATCTATGGCCTCGGCCCCTGGCAAGCCATTACCGCCAACCGCTGGAAGGGACAGATCAACGAGAACTCTAAGAACCATATCTTCGTCAACCAGTTCCCTGAGCTGAACCACAACGAGATTCTTGCTTGGGTGAAAGCTGGCGAGCAGGGAGTAGGGAAGTACGTCGGGATCATCCTTGAGGATGGCAACGAGAGCGCAAAAATGAAAAAGCGCGCCGAAGTTACCGAGGGGCTGGTGAAGGATCTTTGCTCGTTCCAACACGTCGCGGCGATTGGAGATAATCTTCTCGAAAAACTCCTAACACTAACCTATCTCGGAGACTTCGTTTCCTTGTATCTCGCGGCGCTCAACCAAGTCGACCCTGAAAACATTGATTCCATCAACGTTTTGAAGACCGAACTTGGCAAGGTGAACTAA
- a CDS encoding circularly permuted type 2 ATP-grasp protein, producing MESQVEWNASEQGFDEIWLKPGKPRKHYEQLLKSFGNMSPEEVARRENLQYLSLLNQGITFNVYGEAEGRERVFPFDFVPRIITAAEWDHLKRGLTQRITAINRFLLDIYGEQDILHKGVVPWELILSRKEYRRELRGIIPPRKVFTHVCGTDLIRDDRGDFLVLEDNCRCPSGVSYVVENRNLLARTFPELFNRYPVRPVRDYPQMLLDTLTFVAPHYGESSLAVVLTPGSYNSAFFEHSFLAREMGIPLVEGRDLIVEDNQVFARTTEGRQRVSVIYRRIDDDFIDPVAFNHDSTLGVPGLLNAYRAGTVALANAPGAGVADDKAVYAFIPEIIRHYLSEEPILKQVTTFTGYKPDDFKYMVDHASELVIKTTGDAGGYGMLMGPMASKKEVKEYVAKMHENPGNYVGQPLIELSSHSTFLNGEFVPRRIDLRPYILYGDRVRILPGGLTRVALKEGSYVVNSSQGGGSKDTWVLEDRRA from the coding sequence GTGGAGAGTCAAGTGGAGTGGAACGCAAGCGAGCAGGGATTCGATGAGATCTGGCTAAAGCCGGGCAAGCCGCGCAAGCACTACGAGCAATTGCTCAAGTCCTTCGGCAATATGTCGCCCGAAGAGGTAGCCCGAAGGGAGAACCTACAGTACCTCTCACTCCTCAACCAAGGGATCACGTTCAACGTGTACGGCGAGGCCGAAGGCCGAGAACGAGTCTTCCCGTTTGACTTCGTCCCGCGCATCATCACCGCCGCCGAGTGGGATCACCTCAAGCGGGGCCTGACCCAGCGCATCACCGCGATCAACCGCTTTCTGCTTGACATCTACGGCGAGCAAGACATCCTCCACAAAGGCGTCGTTCCCTGGGAGCTGATCCTCTCTCGCAAGGAGTACCGAAGGGAACTCAGAGGCATCATCCCGCCTCGGAAGGTCTTCACTCACGTCTGCGGAACCGACCTCATCCGCGATGACCGAGGCGACTTCCTTGTCCTGGAAGACAACTGCCGCTGCCCAAGCGGAGTTTCCTACGTCGTCGAAAACCGAAACCTGCTGGCACGGACGTTCCCCGAGCTCTTTAACCGCTATCCGGTTCGGCCCGTGCGCGACTACCCGCAGATGCTCCTCGACACCTTGACTTTTGTTGCTCCTCATTACGGCGAAAGCTCCCTCGCGGTTGTTCTCACCCCAGGCAGCTACAACTCCGCGTTCTTTGAGCACTCCTTCCTCGCCCGAGAAATGGGAATCCCGTTGGTGGAAGGCCGAGATCTCATCGTCGAAGACAACCAAGTCTTCGCCCGAACCACCGAAGGTCGCCAGCGCGTCAGCGTCATCTACCGCCGCATCGACGACGACTTCATCGACCCCGTCGCCTTCAACCACGACAGCACCCTCGGCGTCCCAGGCCTGCTCAACGCCTACCGCGCCGGAACCGTTGCCCTCGCCAACGCCCCCGGCGCCGGCGTCGCCGACGACAAAGCCGTCTACGCCTTCATACCCGAGATCATCCGGCACTACCTCTCCGAAGAGCCCATCCTGAAGCAGGTCACCACTTTCACTGGCTACAAGCCCGACGACTTCAAGTACATGGTCGACCACGCCAGCGAGCTCGTCATCAAAACTACCGGCGACGCTGGCGGCTACGGAATGCTGATGGGCCCGATGGCGAGCAAGAAGGAAGTCAAAGAGTACGTTGCAAAGATGCACGAAAACCCCGGCAACTACGTCGGCCAACCGCTCATTGAGTTGAGCAGTCATTCGACATTCCTGAACGGCGAGTTCGTCCCCCGCCGAATCGACCTCAGACCCTACATCCTTTACGGCGACCGAGTAAGGATCCTCCCCGGCGGCCTCACACGGGTCGCCCTCAAAGAAGGCTCCTACGTCGTCAACTCCAGTCAAGGCGGCGGAAGCAAAGACACCTGGGTCCTGGAGGACAGAAGGGCATGA
- a CDS encoding alpha-E domain-containing protein, which yields MMLSRIADSLYWMGRYIERAENTCRLLKATHEFTVELSGLNDELAAQEWHLLFGKPPANVGLTLNAQYIDSFMYDASNPLSVISCIEQARSNARSIGEVLTREVIQQLNEMYHAMVSARQAVALNPARLTDFTEATHKDILTLLGAIEHTLTRDQGWTYMKLGEAMERTQRTLKVLELKLPNLRAAHKSNDLSMSFAFGRILLLDLASLENYRRVYGARLEPDQVLKFLLFNDQTPRSVHSGLKRMKAYVDLLPSAHAGMPTMRRILGRKLAEAQYDEARIMAMSDLAEYTQRTSIALMNAHEALVKPQHEVEA from the coding sequence ATGATGCTCTCGCGAATCGCCGATTCGCTCTACTGGATGGGTCGCTACATTGAGCGCGCCGAAAACACATGCCGCCTGCTCAAGGCAACGCACGAGTTTACCGTCGAGCTGTCCGGACTAAACGACGAACTCGCTGCCCAAGAGTGGCACCTGCTCTTTGGCAAACCGCCGGCCAACGTAGGACTGACCCTCAACGCGCAGTATATCGACTCGTTCATGTACGACGCCTCCAACCCGCTCTCGGTAATCTCCTGCATCGAGCAAGCGAGGAGCAACGCGCGAAGCATTGGCGAAGTTCTGACCCGAGAGGTGATCCAGCAGCTCAACGAGATGTATCACGCAATGGTCTCAGCCCGCCAAGCCGTGGCTCTGAATCCGGCTCGGCTGACCGACTTCACAGAGGCAACGCACAAAGACATCCTCACCCTCCTTGGTGCCATTGAGCACACCCTGACGAGGGATCAAGGCTGGACTTACATGAAGCTTGGCGAGGCCATGGAGCGCACGCAGCGAACCCTCAAAGTTCTCGAACTCAAACTCCCTAACCTGCGAGCGGCGCACAAATCAAACGACCTTTCAATGTCCTTCGCCTTCGGACGAATCTTACTCCTCGACCTAGCATCCCTGGAGAACTATCGAAGAGTCTATGGGGCCCGCCTCGAACCCGATCAAGTCCTAAAATTTCTCCTTTTCAACGACCAAACTCCGCGCTCGGTCCACAGCGGCCTCAAGCGGATGAAGGCGTACGTCGACTTGCTTCCGTCAGCTCATGCCGGAATGCCGACCATGCGCCGAATCCTCGGGCGCAAGCTCGCCGAAGCCCAGTATGACGAGGCCCGAATCATGGCAATGTCCGACCTAGCCGAATACACTCAGCGCACCTCAATCGCCCTCATGAACGCCCACGAAGCTCTCGTCAAACCGCAACACGAGGTGGAAGCATGA
- a CDS encoding serine hydrolase, with translation MISAFVLSLTLARQAPFDEGWKYAEKFNSQAMLVSINGKLVFEKYANGGGEGTSQAMASGSKSFCGVVAAAAATDKLLTYDENVADTFVEWKNDPKKSKITVRHLLSLSSGLPVGVRGRDAGEREGWETAKAATAVFEPGEQFAYGPNSFNIFGSLIEAKLKNESWEQYLDRRIMKPLGISMFYRGKCADGKPQLAGGGWIKPRDWITFGQFVMADGKWKGKQLIDAKLMKELYLPSKANPGYGMSWWLSDADEASMMTAKADPSADGFRMAAGAGKQRLYIIPKLKMVALRMGKVSGAMRGWSDREFLELITKSSK, from the coding sequence ATGATTTCGGCTTTTGTTCTTTCGCTCACCCTCGCGCGCCAGGCTCCTTTTGATGAGGGTTGGAAGTACGCGGAGAAGTTTAACTCTCAGGCGATGTTGGTTTCGATCAACGGCAAACTCGTGTTTGAAAAGTACGCCAACGGCGGCGGAGAAGGCACTTCCCAGGCCATGGCGAGCGGGTCAAAAAGCTTTTGCGGCGTCGTTGCCGCGGCGGCAGCGACCGACAAACTTCTGACCTACGATGAGAATGTTGCGGACACATTTGTGGAGTGGAAGAACGATCCGAAGAAGTCCAAGATAACGGTTCGCCACCTGCTCTCGCTTTCCAGCGGATTGCCCGTCGGGGTTCGGGGTCGAGACGCTGGCGAACGCGAAGGCTGGGAGACCGCTAAAGCAGCCACCGCTGTATTTGAACCCGGCGAGCAATTCGCTTACGGCCCGAATAGCTTCAACATTTTCGGTTCGCTCATCGAAGCCAAGCTCAAGAACGAGAGTTGGGAACAGTATCTCGATCGGCGGATCATGAAGCCGCTTGGAATCTCGATGTTCTATCGGGGCAAGTGTGCGGACGGGAAGCCTCAGCTAGCCGGAGGCGGATGGATCAAGCCCCGAGACTGGATCACTTTCGGTCAGTTCGTCATGGCGGATGGGAAGTGGAAAGGCAAACAGTTGATTGACGCCAAGTTGATGAAGGAGCTCTACCTACCGTCCAAGGCGAATCCCGGCTATGGCATGAGCTGGTGGCTTTCGGACGCCGACGAAGCGAGCATGATGACCGCCAAAGCTGATCCCAGCGCCGACGGTTTCCGAATGGCGGCGGGTGCGGGCAAACAGCGTCTCTACATCATTCCGAAACTCAAAATGGTGGCTTTGAGGATGGGCAAGGTTTCTGGAGCGATGCGTGGTTGGAGTGATCGCGAATTTCTCGAACTGATCACCAAGTCGTCCAAATAG
- a CDS encoding heme o synthase: MKSRESDFNVFRNFMTSPDYAGEVIPANSGFATFSWIVLVYNLLVVGFGVFLRAAGLGDGCGENWPLCTGEKYPVKGSFATLIESTHRISTTLVGLLAIIMVVWAFRYFAKGHPAKKMAIGFLVMTLFEGFVGRHLVVKGLVTDKDTVERAMWMMAHVLSIFLLLGFNVCAALSTSGMRPLQFRNQGVVGWLLGLGFVGTFLLGISGAISAFGHQVRPDVEGLSERLQAGAFWASKLAVAHPIGSASIGLFMFLMCGLIQHLRPDPFVKNACRTVIGLLALQMGVGLLNIFLSAPIVMQMIHLVVADLNWISLVVLAVAALGVGIEPVEARPAPEEAEHSAEPLKGRELIKAYVALTKPRVISLLLFTTMTSMIAAQGSWPGITLFTVVSIAGYMIAGAANAINMVIDRDIDISMKRTAKRPTVTQNISSVNALIFAFSLATISFTSLWVVATPLSAVMALSGLVFYVVIYTMLLKRRTWQNIVIGGAAGAFPPLVGWAAITGELPPLALYLFAIIFVWTPVHFWALAILIKDDYAAAGVPMLPVVKGNRVTVIQIGVYTVATIIITMIPMWLPQVGWIYGVSAAILNILLVRAVWRLWQNWEERPRASWLFHYSMLYLAILFLMFAVDRVVVL; the protein is encoded by the coding sequence ATGAAGAGCAGAGAGTCAGATTTCAATGTTTTCAGAAACTTCATGACATCTCCGGATTATGCCGGGGAGGTAATCCCGGCAAATTCCGGCTTTGCAACCTTCTCTTGGATCGTCCTCGTCTACAACCTTCTCGTTGTAGGCTTCGGAGTTTTCCTCCGCGCCGCCGGACTCGGTGACGGATGTGGCGAAAACTGGCCGCTCTGTACAGGCGAAAAGTACCCCGTGAAAGGTTCTTTCGCGACTTTGATTGAATCGACTCATCGAATTTCGACCACTCTGGTCGGGCTCTTAGCGATTATCATGGTGGTCTGGGCTTTCCGTTACTTTGCAAAGGGGCATCCTGCAAAGAAGATGGCGATCGGCTTCCTAGTGATGACTCTGTTTGAGGGGTTTGTCGGACGACACCTGGTCGTCAAAGGCCTGGTCACCGACAAAGACACCGTCGAGCGGGCGATGTGGATGATGGCCCACGTGCTCAGTATTTTCCTTCTACTCGGGTTCAACGTTTGCGCCGCACTTAGCACGTCGGGCATGCGGCCACTTCAGTTCAGGAATCAAGGAGTTGTGGGTTGGCTCCTCGGTTTAGGTTTCGTTGGAACGTTTCTCCTGGGAATAAGCGGCGCAATCTCCGCCTTCGGACACCAAGTTCGGCCGGATGTTGAAGGTCTCAGTGAGAGACTCCAAGCCGGAGCGTTCTGGGCGAGCAAGCTTGCAGTCGCTCATCCTATCGGCTCCGCAAGCATCGGGCTGTTCATGTTCCTCATGTGCGGCCTGATCCAGCACCTGAGGCCAGACCCGTTCGTCAAGAACGCGTGCAGAACCGTCATCGGACTCTTGGCCCTTCAAATGGGTGTCGGGCTTCTGAATATCTTCCTCAGTGCGCCGATCGTCATGCAGATGATCCATCTGGTGGTGGCTGATCTCAACTGGATTTCACTCGTGGTTCTCGCTGTTGCCGCGCTTGGCGTCGGGATCGAGCCTGTCGAAGCAAGGCCAGCGCCGGAAGAAGCGGAGCACAGCGCGGAGCCGCTGAAGGGTCGTGAGCTAATCAAAGCGTATGTCGCGCTCACCAAGCCGAGAGTAATCAGCCTTCTACTCTTCACCACAATGACGAGCATGATTGCTGCCCAGGGTTCTTGGCCTGGAATCACGCTCTTTACCGTCGTCAGCATTGCCGGCTACATGATCGCCGGTGCCGCCAACGCGATCAACATGGTGATCGACCGCGATATCGACATCTCGATGAAGCGAACAGCGAAGCGGCCGACGGTCACTCAAAACATTTCGAGCGTCAACGCTCTCATCTTCGCGTTCTCACTTGCGACTATCAGTTTCACCTCTCTTTGGGTCGTTGCGACGCCGCTCAGTGCGGTCATGGCGCTCAGCGGCCTGGTCTTCTATGTCGTGATCTACACGATGCTCCTCAAGCGCAGAACTTGGCAGAACATCGTTATCGGCGGTGCCGCCGGAGCTTTCCCGCCGCTTGTTGGCTGGGCGGCGATCACGGGTGAGTTACCGCCTCTCGCGCTGTACCTTTTCGCAATCATCTTTGTCTGGACTCCGGTCCACTTCTGGGCGCTGGCGATCCTTATCAAGGATGACTACGCCGCCGCCGGGGTTCCAATGCTTCCGGTAGTGAAAGGCAACCGTGTCACCGTGATCCAGATCGGTGTCTACACCGTAGCAACTATCATCATCACGATGATTCCCATGTGGCTCCCGCAGGTCGGTTGGATCTACGGCGTCTCCGCAGCAATCCTTAACATTCTCTTAGTGAGAGCGGTCTGGAGGCTCTGGCAGAACTGGGAAGAGCGGCCCCGCGCAAGCTGGCTCTTCCACTACAGCATGCTGTACCTTGCAATTTTGTTCCTCATGTTCGCCGTCGATCGGGTGGTTGTCCTATGA
- a CDS encoding transglutaminase family protein, giving the protein MILDVEHRLNFNYSGFISESSMELRVEPTSNNHQTVRSFYIAVGPVTKVFRYINWLGAPTHHFSITDYHKEIQVISRSVVETHPKHPDLEVILDSVEDIPTDGPILDSLMFTDLVVDSPRLREFCNGVDLSTPLGGVIQQVVDLVSHHMTYASEVTTVATTSDEVLDQPGGVCQDFAHLSLAVLRSLGVPARYVSGYFHVAEPTKPSESHAWIEFYSPTFGWCGYDPTHSCLPDERHVVIAHGRDYNDAAPNRGVYVGNASESLKVEVKTTETEPTSPLDLRDDIGRIEVPVYAEFPQITKTTKPADQMVAQQQQQ; this is encoded by the coding sequence ATGATCCTGGACGTTGAGCATCGGCTCAACTTCAACTACTCAGGCTTCATTAGCGAGTCGTCGATGGAGCTCCGCGTTGAGCCAACGAGCAACAACCACCAAACCGTCCGCTCGTTCTACATCGCGGTTGGGCCAGTGACCAAGGTGTTCCGCTATATCAACTGGCTTGGGGCACCCACACATCACTTCTCTATCACCGATTATCACAAAGAGATCCAAGTGATCTCCCGCTCGGTAGTCGAAACTCACCCCAAACATCCCGATCTTGAGGTCATTTTGGACTCCGTCGAGGACATCCCCACCGATGGCCCCATCCTCGACTCGCTGATGTTTACTGATTTGGTGGTGGATTCGCCACGCCTTCGGGAGTTTTGCAATGGTGTCGATCTCTCGACGCCGCTCGGCGGAGTGATTCAGCAAGTGGTTGACCTTGTGAGCCATCACATGACGTATGCGAGCGAGGTCACTACTGTCGCAACCACCAGCGATGAAGTTCTCGATCAACCAGGCGGTGTATGCCAAGACTTTGCCCACCTTTCATTAGCAGTGCTGCGTTCGCTCGGCGTGCCGGCCCGCTACGTTAGCGGATACTTCCATGTCGCAGAGCCCACAAAGCCAAGCGAGAGTCACGCCTGGATTGAGTTCTATTCTCCCACCTTTGGCTGGTGCGGCTACGATCCAACTCACTCGTGCCTTCCGGACGAACGCCATGTTGTGATCGCTCATGGCCGCGATTACAACGACGCCGCTCCAAACCGGGGGGTCTATGTTGGCAATGCTTCGGAGTCACTCAAGGTCGAAGTTAAAACCACCGAAACCGAGCCAACCAGCCCGCTCGACCTTCGAGACGATATCGGTCGAATCGAAGTCCCGGTCTACGCCGAATTTCCTCAGATCACGAAGACCACAAAACCAGCCGACCAAATGGTCGCTCAACAACAGCAGCAGTAG
- a CDS encoding cytochrome c3 family protein, which translates to MAQVAIACIAGGPLLVGLSLAALSRSPANTKVNVPKNQPVPFSHQHHNWELGIDCRYCHTSVEKSAFAGIPSTETCMSCHSQIWTNSPLLEPVRQSMETGTPIVWNKVNKVPDFVYFNHSIHINRGLNCNTCHGPVNDMHITAKGNSFQMAWCLSCHRNPEKFLGWNKELQKEHPGDTPRQLAFKLYWKLQTKGKNNLSPAETILVNGDFNGLNDKETVDAGKDIVAKYGIKTQQLSDCGVCHR; encoded by the coding sequence GTGGCACAAGTCGCAATCGCGTGTATTGCAGGAGGTCCGCTACTTGTCGGTCTCTCCCTTGCTGCGCTCTCGCGCTCTCCAGCGAACACTAAGGTAAACGTTCCAAAGAACCAACCAGTTCCATTTTCTCACCAGCACCATAACTGGGAGCTAGGCATTGACTGTCGATACTGCCATACCAGCGTCGAAAAGTCAGCATTCGCAGGCATTCCTTCCACTGAAACCTGTATGAGTTGCCACTCGCAAATCTGGACCAACTCGCCACTGCTTGAGCCAGTTCGGCAAAGCATGGAGACCGGTACGCCGATCGTTTGGAACAAGGTCAACAAGGTTCCCGATTTCGTGTACTTCAACCACTCGATTCACATCAACCGCGGACTTAACTGTAACACTTGCCACGGCCCGGTCAACGATATGCACATCACGGCCAAAGGAAACTCCTTCCAGATGGCTTGGTGTCTGTCCTGTCACCGCAACCCGGAGAAGTTCCTCGGGTGGAACAAAGAGCTTCAAAAGGAGCACCCGGGCGACACTCCTCGCCAGCTTGCATTCAAGCTTTACTGGAAGCTGCAGACGAAAGGAAAGAACAATCTTTCGCCAGCGGAAACCATTCTTGTGAATGGTGATTTCAATGGCCTCAACGATAAGGAAACCGTCGATGCCGGAAAGGACATCGTAGCGAAGTACGGCATCAAGACTCAGCAACTATCGGACTGCGGAGTGTGCCACCGGTAA